Within Romboutsia sp. CE17, the genomic segment CTAGGATTCTTTCCTAAATACTCATCTCCAACATTATTTCCTCCAACAAAGGCAACATTACCATCAATAACAACTATTTTACGATGATTTCTATAATTTAAGTTGAAATTAACTATCTTAAGTAGTGAAGGGAAGAATGATCCTGTTTTAACACCATTTTTCTTCAACTTAACTAATGTTTTTTCTGAAAGCAAACGACTACCTACAGCATCGTATAATAGCCTAACTTCAACACCACTTTTAGCTTTTTCAATAAGAATATCAATTATTTTATTACCTATATCATCATCTTTAAATATATAAAACTGAATATTTATATACTGTTGAGCATTTTTTAATTCTTCTAAAAGAGAATCGAAAAAGTCTATAGATTTATCATATATATCTACACTATTATTATTAGTATAATGAGCATTATTTGAATTAGTAAGAGCATCTATCATATCTATATTATCTTTTAAGTTTTGGTCAATCATAGAGGAATATTTTAGTCTATCCTTGGATTGACTTATACTTGCTTTAATTATTTTATCTTCTTGTTCTTTTATTTTAAACATGTTATTCTTAGCAATTCCCCTACCGAATAGCATGAAGATAACAATTCCTACAGCGGGTAAAGTAGTAAGTACAGCAGTCCAAGCTACAATAGTTTCTATACTTCTTTTTTCTCTAAATATAAGATTCAATATAATTGCAAAGTTAATTATATATATAGATGTAGCAGCTATTTCATAAGCAGATTCTTGTAAAAATGATAACAATAAAGCACCTCCAAATTTAACAATATATTAGTATATTATATAAAATAAATTGATAATAAAAAAGTATAAATTATCATATAGTATATATAAAAAGAGATTGAACTATCTTTATGTAGAACAATCTCTTTTTATATATAAATATTTTCGATAAATTATACTATTAAGCTGCTTTTTTTTCAGAAGCAGAATTATTATTTTCTTTAATGAATAAGAAGTAGTATACACCAGCTACAAATATAGCTCCACCTAATATGTTACCTATTGTAACAGGAATTAAGTTGTTCATGAATATGCTTGGTATATCTAACTTAGCAGCTTCTTCTGCAGTTTTATGAGCAGCTTCTAAGTACATTGGATTAGATTTAACAAATAATCCAGCAAAGAAGTAAGCCATATTTGCAACGCAGTGTTCAAATCCAGTACATACGAATAAGAATATACCGAAGAATCCAGTTAAAACTTTTCCAGTTATATCTTTAGCACCGTAAGTCATCCAAACTGTAGCACAAACTAACCAGTTACATAATATACCAGATGCTATAGCAGCACCCCAACTAAATCCTAATTTACCAATAGCATTTTTTACTATTACACCACCATATAAACCATTACTCCAGTCAAATACACCAGATAAGCTAACTAACCAAGCTACTAACATACCGCCAAGTAAGTTACCAATCCAAACTATAGCCCAGTTTTTAAAAGCTTGTCCCCAAGTAACTCTTTTCTTTAAAGCAGCTAAAGTTATAAGTATATTACCTGTAAATAAATCCGCACCAGCTACTAAAACAAATATTAAACCAGCTGGGAACATAAGACCAGCTAATGCTTTACCTAATCCGTAAGTTTCAGGATTTGCTAATAAATTGTAAGCAGCACCTATTGAACCTAGAGCACCGAATGCTATATACGCTCCTGCAAGGAAAGCAGATGCTAAAACTTTCTTAGTAGGTGTAGTTGCTTTCTTAACACCAGCTTCAATCGTGTATTGAGCTATTTCAGCTGGAGCTAACATCATTTTTTGTGACATTATAATTCCTCCTCAGATTTTTATAAAAATTATTATAAATTTCAAAATAAAATATGCCTTAATTTATGCTTTAATTTAGACAGCTTTAATATTATACAATAAAACTAAAGCTTTGTATACATTAAACAGTGTATTATTAATGTTATAATTCTGGAAATATTTTTAGAATATTTTAGTGTTATATGTGCATAAAAAGCTATCAATGTGGATTTAAAAATAATGTATACATATATATATTTACCATATATAACCATAAGTGATGATATAATAAGCTTGTAGTATAAAATACAAGCTAATATAAAGGGGGGAATTTTATGGACAAAAAATTCTTAACACCCGGGGAAATAGCTAAAGCAACTATAAATGCAGGAATTAAAAAGGCAAATCTATCAACAAAGTCATGCATTATATTAGGAATTCTAGCAGGTTTTTTCATAGGGTTAGGTGGTTTAGCAAACATAATAATTAGTCAAACCATTGGAGGAATTGATGTAGGTTTAGCAAAGTTTTTAGGTGCAATGGTATTTCCAGTTGGACTTATGCTAGTTGTAGTTTGTGGAGCAGAACTTTTTACAGGTAATAATCTAATGACATTAGCAGTTATGGATAAAAAAATACATTTAGGAGAAATGTTTAGAAATTGGGGTATAGTATGGTGTGCTAATCTTATTGGATCATTACTATTGGTTTTACTAGTTTACTACTCTAATACATTAAATGGAGAAGCAATTGCTAAAGCGATTGCAGTAGCAGAAGTAAAAGCGACTATGCCTTTATTAGATGCATTTTTAAAAGGTATACTTTGTAATATAGTTGTTGTGTTAGCTGTATGGTTTGCTACAGCGGCTCAAGATGTTATATCTAAAATTTTTGCATGTTGGTTCCCAATAATGTTGTTTGTATTATGTGGATTTGAGCATAGTGTTGCAAATATGTTTTTTATACCAATGGGAATGATTTTAGGTGGAGATGTATCAGTATCTAATCTTATAATAAGTATAATTACAGTAACATTAGGAAATATAGCAGGTGGAGCTTTAGTAATACCAGCAATGTATTATAATTGTTACATTAAAGAAGAGGATACTAAAATAGTTACTAACATATCTAAATAGAAATATAAGGCAGTCTCTTTATAGAGATATGCCTTTTTTTATGATTAGAGATATAAAATGCTATTAAAGGCAAGATATAAGGGATTTCCAATTAATTTTACTTATTTAATATATATTGTTATTTTTTTTTTAATACATTATTATATTAGATATATAAAATTAATATAGTTAAATATATAAATAATGAATAAATATTATAAACTAGGAGGAAATATAATGAATAAGCAATATATATACGAAAGTTTATTAAATATAATAGATGATAAAAATAATATAAAAATTGATGAACCTATGAATAAACATATATCATTTAAAGTTGGAGGTCCAGCTGATATATTAGTTAAACCAAGCTCAGAAGAAGAGTTAAGTGGGATTCTTAAATTAATAAAAGAAGAAAATATTCCATACTTAGTAATAGGAAACGGATCAAACCTTCTAGTTAAAGATGGAGGAATAAGAGGTATTGTTATTGAAATCTCAGATAATTTCAATAACTTTGATATAGATGGTAATTTAATTAATATACAATCAGGAGCATTACTTTCTGTTGTAGGTAAAGCAGCTTTAAGAGCAGAGTTAAAAGGGTTTGAATTTGCAGCTGGAATACCAGGTACATTAGGTGGTGCTTTAGCAATGAATGCTGGAGCATACGGTGGAGAAATGAAACATATAGTCAAATCTGTTAGACTTATGGATACAGATGGTAGTATACATGAATTTTCTAATGAAGATATGCAATTCGAATATAGAAAAAGTATATTAACAAGAGAGCCTTATATAGTACTATCTGCAGTTATAGAATTAGAAAATGGAAATTATAATGAGATAAAAGAAACTATGGCAGACTTTACTCAAAGAAGAGTTACAAAACAGCCATTAAGTTTGCCAAGTGCAGGAAGTACATTTAAAAGACCACCAGGAAATTTTGCAGGAAAGCTAATAGAAGATAGTGGATTAAGAGGTCTTACTTTAAGAGGGGCTCAAGTATCTGAAAAACACTGTGGTTTTGTAGTTAATTTAGGAAATGCAAAAGCTAAAGATATTCTAGATTTAATGTATGTTGTAAAAAGTACAGTAAATGCAAAGTATGGAATAATGTTAGAGGAAGAAGTAAAAATACTTGGAGAGGATTAATAAATGCAAATACTAGCAGATTATCATACTCATACAATCTATAGTCATGGAAAAGGAACTATAGAAGATAATGTAAAAGTTGCTATATCAAAAGGAATTAAAACTATAGGTATATCCGATCATGGATATAAGCATATGGCTTATGGAGTTAAAATAAAAGATATAGCTAAGATGAGAGAAGAAATTGACAAATTAAATGAAAAGTATAAGGAAATAAATATACTTTTAGGTATGGAATGTAACATATTAGATGAAAAAGGGAACATAGATTTAAATGATAAATTCTCTTCTTATTTAGATTATATAATGGCAGGATATCACTTTGGATCTACACCTAGAAGTATAAGAAGTTTAATTAATCATTGTGACAACTATATAGCTAAGAGTGAAAGGGCTAAAGAGCATAATACAAATGCAATAATCAATGCTATGAAAAATAACGATATATTCATTATAACTCACCCTGGAGATAAGGGAGATGTTTATATAGAGGATATTGCTAAAGTAGCAAAAAATACAGATACACGATTAGAAATTAATAGTAGTCATGGATTTTTAAATGTAAAACAAATAAAAGAAATTAAACATATTGGAAATAAATTTATTATAGGTTCCGATGCTCATATACCTCAAAATGTAGGTAATTTTAAGTTAGCAATGAATATTATAAATGAATCTAAAATAGATGTAACACTTATTGAAAATATTATATTATAGTTGGGGGGAGTTAGAGTGAAGTTCGTAATAGTTACAGGTTTATCTGGATCTGGGAAAAGTGAAGCGATGAGAGCATTAGAGGATATGGGTTTTTATTGTGTAGATAACTTACCTCCTGCACTAATAACTAAATTCGCAGAGTTATGTTATCAGCCAAATTCAAGTATAGATAAAGTAGCTCTAGGTATAGATATAAGAGGAAGAAAATTTTTTGAAGCACTTCATGAAAGCTTAAATTATTTACGTAAAGCAAATTATAAGTATGAAATAATGTATTTAGATTGTTCAGATAATGTTTTAATAAGAAGATATAAAATGACTCGAAGAAACCATCCATTAGCTAAAAGCATACAAATACCAGAAGGTATAAAAATGGAAAGAGCAATAATGGAGCCATTAAAAGAAATATCAGACTGCATAATAGACACATCTAATATGAAACCGAAAGATTTAAAAGAAGAAATTAGTAAGATATACTCAGGTGGCGATAGCAATCAAAACTTAACAATATCAGTAGTATCTTTTGGTTTTAAGCATGGGATACCTGTTGATTGTGATTTAGTATTTGATGTTAGATTTTTACCTAATCCATATTATGTAGAAGATTTAAGGCCTAAAACAGGTGATGATAAGGAAGTTAGGGACTATGTAATGAATTCTAAGATTAGTGAAGAATTTTACACTAAGCTATTAGATATGGTAAACTTTTTAGTACCTCAGTATATAGAAGAGGGGAAACATCATTTAGTTATAGGAATAGGGTGTACAGGAGGAAGACATAGATCAGTAACTATATCTAATTTAATTTATAATGACTTAATAAATAAAGGATATAGAGTAATAAAGAAACATAGAGACTCTATGCTGAGATAAAATGGAGGCATATAATGGAGACTATATTCGTGATAGTAGGTATTTTTGGATGGATAGCCTTACTTACATCTCTATATCTATTAAAAAAATTAAGAAAAGAAAAGAACCAAATTATAGAATCAAAAGGTATTGAAAAAAAAGGTCCAAAAGTAGTTGTTATAGGAGGAGGAACAGGTCAATCTATTTTTTTGAGAGGATTAAAGTATTATACTCAAAATATAACTGCTATTGTAACCGTTGCTGATGATGGCGGAGGATCAGGCGTATTAAGAGAAGATCTAGGTATGCTGCCTCCAGGAGATATAAGAAACTGCTTGTTAGCTCTTGCAAATATAGAGCCAACTATGAATGAAGTAATGCAATATAGATTTACAGAAGGAAACTTAAAAGGTCAAAGTTTTGGAAATTTATTTATTGCAGCTATGAATGGACTTTATGGAAACTTTGAAACTGCAGTGTATAAAATGAGTGAAATATTTGCTATAACAGGGAGGGTTTTACCTGTTACTTTAGAAAATATAAATTTAATAGCAAGGTTAAAAAATGGAAGTTTAGTAAAAGGTGAGTCTAGGATACCTGTTGAGGTTAAACTCCAAAAATCAGGTATAGAAAAAATATC encodes:
- the rapZ gene encoding RNase adapter RapZ, coding for MKFVIVTGLSGSGKSEAMRALEDMGFYCVDNLPPALITKFAELCYQPNSSIDKVALGIDIRGRKFFEALHESLNYLRKANYKYEIMYLDCSDNVLIRRYKMTRRNHPLAKSIQIPEGIKMERAIMEPLKEISDCIIDTSNMKPKDLKEEISKIYSGGDSNQNLTISVVSFGFKHGIPVDCDLVFDVRFLPNPYYVEDLRPKTGDDKEVRDYVMNSKISEEFYTKLLDMVNFLVPQYIEEGKHHLVIGIGCTGGRHRSVTISNLIYNDLINKGYRVIKKHRDSMLR
- a CDS encoding formate/nitrite transporter family protein, with protein sequence MDKKFLTPGEIAKATINAGIKKANLSTKSCIILGILAGFFIGLGGLANIIISQTIGGIDVGLAKFLGAMVFPVGLMLVVVCGAELFTGNNLMTLAVMDKKIHLGEMFRNWGIVWCANLIGSLLLVLLVYYSNTLNGEAIAKAIAVAEVKATMPLLDAFLKGILCNIVVVLAVWFATAAQDVISKIFACWFPIMLFVLCGFEHSVANMFFIPMGMILGGDVSVSNLIISIITVTLGNIAGGALVIPAMYYNCYIKEEDTKIVTNISK
- a CDS encoding formate/nitrite transporter family protein; this encodes MSQKMMLAPAEIAQYTIEAGVKKATTPTKKVLASAFLAGAYIAFGALGSIGAAYNLLANPETYGLGKALAGLMFPAGLIFVLVAGADLFTGNILITLAALKKRVTWGQAFKNWAIVWIGNLLGGMLVAWLVSLSGVFDWSNGLYGGVIVKNAIGKLGFSWGAAIASGILCNWLVCATVWMTYGAKDITGKVLTGFFGIFLFVCTGFEHCVANMAYFFAGLFVKSNPMYLEAAHKTAEEAAKLDIPSIFMNNLIPVTIGNILGGAIFVAGVYYFLFIKENNNSASEKKAA
- a CDS encoding gluconeogenesis factor YvcK family protein, with product METIFVIVGIFGWIALLTSLYLLKKLRKEKNQIIESKGIEKKGPKVVVIGGGTGQSIFLRGLKYYTQNITAIVTVADDGGGSGVLREDLGMLPPGDIRNCLLALANIEPTMNEVMQYRFTEGNLKGQSFGNLFIAAMNGLYGNFETAVYKMSEIFAITGRVLPVTLENINLIARLKNGSLVKGESRIPVEVKLQKSGIEKISLDPIDVTPLEEVITSIYDADIIVIGPGSLYTSIIPNLLVRDVVKAIKKSNAPKVYISNIMTQPGETENYNVLDHINAINKHADKELINYVIVNNEILPENVFEKYKKDGAEQVLLDEVQRKDLNNMGIKVIQDNLVEVKNNYIRHDAKHIANIIINLALSHNYDNDK
- a CDS encoding PHP domain-containing protein gives rise to the protein MQILADYHTHTIYSHGKGTIEDNVKVAISKGIKTIGISDHGYKHMAYGVKIKDIAKMREEIDKLNEKYKEINILLGMECNILDEKGNIDLNDKFSSYLDYIMAGYHFGSTPRSIRSLINHCDNYIAKSERAKEHNTNAIINAMKNNDIFIITHPGDKGDVYIEDIAKVAKNTDTRLEINSSHGFLNVKQIKEIKHIGNKFIIGSDAHIPQNVGNFKLAMNIINESKIDVTLIENIIL
- the murB gene encoding UDP-N-acetylmuramate dehydrogenase, with the translated sequence MNKQYIYESLLNIIDDKNNIKIDEPMNKHISFKVGGPADILVKPSSEEELSGILKLIKEENIPYLVIGNGSNLLVKDGGIRGIVIEISDNFNNFDIDGNLINIQSGALLSVVGKAALRAELKGFEFAAGIPGTLGGALAMNAGAYGGEMKHIVKSVRLMDTDGSIHEFSNEDMQFEYRKSILTREPYIVLSAVIELENGNYNEIKETMADFTQRRVTKQPLSLPSAGSTFKRPPGNFAGKLIEDSGLRGLTLRGAQVSEKHCGFVVNLGNAKAKDILDLMYVVKSTVNAKYGIMLEEEVKILGED
- the cls gene encoding cardiolipin synthase, translated to MLSFLQESAYEIAATSIYIINFAIILNLIFREKRSIETIVAWTAVLTTLPAVGIVIFMLFGRGIAKNNMFKIKEQEDKIIKASISQSKDRLKYSSMIDQNLKDNIDMIDALTNSNNAHYTNNNSVDIYDKSIDFFDSLLEELKNAQQYINIQFYIFKDDDIGNKIIDILIEKAKSGVEVRLLYDAVGSRLLSEKTLVKLKKNGVKTGSFFPSLLKIVNFNLNYRNHRKIVVIDGNVAFVGGNNVGDEYLGKNPRFGEWRDTHLKLTGDCVVDLNIRFILDWRYTTKENLDLAKYFDECQTPNISFNKSSNNIGIQIVSSGPDITELDEIKYGYIKMIQKARKYIYIQSPYLILDRTLIDSLKIACLSGVDVRIMIPSKPDHPFVYWASCSYAGELLKFGAKVYTYGDDAFLHAKTIVIDDKICSIGTANMDIRSFELNFEVNAFIYSEEVSKKQRTIFENDITNSNEITIDSYNSRPRSIKIKESISRLLSPLL